The Coregonus clupeaformis isolate EN_2021a unplaced genomic scaffold, ASM2061545v1 scaf2307, whole genome shotgun sequence genome includes a window with the following:
- the LOC121554039 gene encoding gastrula zinc finger protein XlCGF26.1-like, translating into MDREKGKLMDEIEKGLWNLTENNLRYLCERHGQDGKDASEVKGMDHRSLRRKILEQMWDNTDSMKSEEQGISWLVQLKEDIKRIQEDASSADDDAGDCDEEWNGEGEVQLPSNGLEVEPMSSSQSDDDDAVDCDEERDEEVRDWMASDGLEVELSPERHIPEQRGDKPPRPTSNLSMSPGRASRGSALLRCLKKRVSVQLDDSKTTRTGEKSHSPSKAKRCKKTLPGDRPSSHICDHCGKNLGSQKSLKSHMRIHTEEKPHECSECGETFRLLRSLKKHQKLHTGEVRVTKKVKVPHPCPHCGTMLASKKELKDHLRIRHTEKTQLCSECGKRFSSTYALRKHQRLHTGEQLHLCPDCGKTFYTQAHLISHQRVHAEHRDRPHVCPVCGRGFTAASSLKSHQSIHTGEKPYLCSECGKSFRTLGHFTTHQKQHVEAKPSFPCPVCKQCLSTKRNLIFHQRMHTGEKPYHCSQCDRRFVNEQKLKSHQRVHTGEKPYLCSQCGKSFALSQNLKKHLRVHSGERRYRCTYCVKSFISSSGLKSHLQTHTGVKPCHCPECGKGFSEKRALKNHMLTHRRETAPTFQCL; encoded by the exons ATGGATCGAGAGAAGGGAAAGTTGATGGATGAAATCGAAAAGGGTTTATGGAATTTAACCGAGAACAATTTACGTTACCTGTGTGAACGTCATGGACAAGATGGCAAAGATGCATCCGAAGTTAAAGGAATGGATCACCGCTCATTGCGGCGTAAAATCCTGGAGCAAATGTGGGACAATACGGATTCAATGAAATCGGAGGAGCAGGGAATATCTTGGTTAGTTCAACTAAAAGAGGACATCAAAAGGATACAGGAGGATGCTAGCAGTGCTGATGATGATGCCGGAGACTGTGATGAAGAATGGAACGGAGAGGGAGAGGTTCAGTTACCTAGCAACGGTTTGGAGGTGGAGCCCATGAGTTCCAGCCAATCTGATGATGATGACGCTGTAGACTGTGATGAAGAACGGGACGAGGAGGTCAGGGATTGGATGGCTAGCGATGGGCTGGAGGTGGAGTTATCTCCAGAGAGGCACATACCAGAGCAGAGAGGG GACAAGCCTCCCCGGCCCACCTCCAACCTCTCGATGTCCCCGGGTCGTGCCTCCCGCGGTAGCGCCCTACTGCGCTGTCTGAAGAAGAGAGTGTCTGTGCAGCTGGACGACAGCAAGACAACTCGCACAGGAGAGAAATCTCACAGCCCGTCTAAAGCTAAACGATGCAAGAAAACTCTCCCAGGAGACAGGCCTAGCTCCCATATCTGTGatcactgtgggaagaatttAGGAAGTCAAAAAAGCCTGAAAAGTCACATGCGCATTCATACCGAAGAGAAACCTCACGAGTGCTCTGAGTGTGGGGAGACGTTCCGTCTGTTAAGAAGCCTAAAAAAACATCAGAAACTTCACACTGGTGAGGTTAGAGTGACGAAGAAAGTCAAAGTCCCGCATCCGTGTCCTCACTGCGGGACGATGCTAGCTTCAAAGAAAGAATTAAAGGATCATCTGCGAATCCGCCACACTGAAAAAACTCAGCTCTGCTCTGAATGTGGCAAGAGATTCTCTAGCACCTATGCCTTGAGGAAACACCAGAGACTACACACTGGGGAACAGCTCCACCTCTGCCCTGACTGTGGGAAGACCTTCTATACTCAGGCACACCTGATATCTCACCAGAGGGTCCATGCTGAACACAGGGATAGGCCGCATGTGTGCCCCGTCTGTGGGAGGGGCTTTACAGCAGCTTCATCCTTGAAGTCACATCAGAGTATTCACACCGGAGAGAAACCTTACCTCTGCTCTGAATGCGGGAAGAGTTTCAGAACATTAGGACACTTCACGACACACCAGAAACAGCATGTAGAAGCAAAGCCATCTTTCCCTTGCCCTGTTTGCAAGCAGTGCCTCTCAACAAAGCGCAACCTGATATTTCACCAGAGaatgcacactggagagaagccttaccactgctctcagtgtgaCCGGCGCTTTGTTAATGAGCAGAAATTGAAAAGTCATCAGCgagtacacactggagagaagccctaCCTTTGCTCCCAGTGTGGGAAAAGTTTTGCTCTTTCACAAAATCTTAAAAAGCATCTTAGGGTGCATTCAGGTGAGAGGCGTTACAGATGTACCTATTGTGTAAAAAGTTTCATTTCTTCATCTGGTCTGAAATCACACCTGCAAACCCACACTGGAGTGAAACCCTGCCACTGCCCTGAATGTGGGAAAGGTTTCTCAGAGAAGAGAGCTCTAAAGAatcacatgctcacacacaggagagaaaccgctCCAACGTTCCAATGTCTGTGA